The proteins below come from a single Tsuneonella deserti genomic window:
- a CDS encoding tetratricopeptide repeat-containing sulfotransferase family protein has protein sequence MATFPGTITSYPLLTQAQLLAREGKYDAAAQVLIEHLRRYPGEVRGTALLGHVALRMGALGQAEHFLRRALAADTTDRDVRRDLLSVWTQQERPAQALKLVESMLQEEGDPILRGIQANLHEKLGHNDKALELQAALTRDKPDFPPAWISYGHYLRAAGRVEEAIAAYRRSTEVDPEFGEAWWGLASIKRPVLDAQDIETMRQQRAIAIDVRNSAPLEFALARAHHDRGEYREAFAHYEQGNRLRAESLQYDASQLSDEIGDVERIVTPQFIEAMPTDAVGDERPIFIVSLPRSGSTLLEQMLGSHPQIEPVGELPYIPAILRTFIEMATRRGKVAVTEAIASIPDQQAQMMGRDYLERARLHRKTTRPFFIDKLPQNWSNILFIRRILPQARFIDIRRDAMDCCFSNFTQSFTNAHAASFTLEDVGRNYRDNVRLMNHFDAVAPGMVAHVDYAALIGDPKAQIAPVLEQLGLPWDDSILEFHRLDRIVRTPSSEQVRRPLNRDGVDVWRPYAEWLGPLRDVLGPLARD, from the coding sequence ATGGCCACGTTTCCCGGCACGATAACCAGCTATCCCCTGCTCACCCAGGCGCAACTGCTTGCCCGGGAAGGCAAATACGACGCCGCGGCCCAGGTGCTCATCGAGCATTTGCGCCGCTATCCCGGCGAAGTGCGTGGAACAGCCTTGCTTGGCCACGTCGCCCTGCGGATGGGGGCCCTCGGCCAGGCCGAGCATTTCCTGCGCCGCGCGCTTGCAGCTGATACAACCGACCGGGATGTCAGGCGTGACCTGCTATCGGTGTGGACCCAGCAGGAGAGGCCAGCGCAGGCCCTGAAGCTGGTGGAGTCCATGCTGCAGGAGGAAGGCGATCCGATCCTGCGCGGCATCCAGGCAAATCTGCATGAAAAGCTGGGCCACAATGACAAAGCGCTGGAGCTCCAGGCTGCCCTTACGAGGGACAAGCCCGATTTCCCGCCGGCGTGGATCTCGTACGGCCATTACCTGCGCGCGGCGGGCCGGGTGGAGGAAGCCATCGCCGCCTATCGCCGATCGACCGAGGTTGATCCCGAATTCGGAGAGGCGTGGTGGGGTCTTGCGAGCATCAAGCGGCCGGTCCTCGACGCACAGGACATCGAGACCATGCGCCAACAGCGCGCGATCGCGATCGACGTGCGCAACTCCGCCCCGCTCGAGTTCGCCCTCGCCCGTGCGCATCACGACCGCGGCGAGTACCGCGAAGCATTCGCGCATTATGAGCAGGGCAACCGTCTGCGCGCTGAAAGCCTTCAGTACGACGCGAGCCAGTTGAGCGACGAGATCGGCGACGTCGAACGGATCGTCACGCCTCAGTTCATCGAAGCGATGCCGACCGATGCTGTGGGCGATGAAAGGCCCATATTCATCGTGTCGCTGCCGAGGTCGGGTTCGACGCTGCTGGAGCAGATGCTGGGCAGCCATCCCCAGATCGAGCCAGTGGGAGAGCTGCCCTATATCCCGGCCATCCTGCGCACATTCATCGAGATGGCCACCCGCCGCGGCAAGGTCGCGGTAACGGAAGCGATCGCATCCATCCCGGACCAGCAAGCGCAGATGATGGGGCGCGATTACCTTGAGCGCGCAAGGCTCCACCGCAAAACGACGCGCCCCTTCTTCATCGACAAGTTGCCTCAGAACTGGAGCAACATACTCTTCATCCGCCGGATCCTTCCCCAGGCGCGGTTCATCGACATCCGGCGCGACGCGATGGACTGCTGCTTTTCCAACTTTACGCAGTCGTTCACCAACGCGCACGCGGCCTCCTTCACCCTGGAGGACGTAGGCCGCAACTACCGTGACAACGTGCGATTGATGAACCACTTCGATGCCGTTGCGCCGGGGATGGTCGCCCACGTCGACTACGCTGCGCTGATCGGCGATCCCAAAGCGCAGATTGCGCCCGTCCTCGAGCAACTGGGCCTGCCTTGGGACGATTCCATTCTGGAATTTCACCGGCTGGACCGGATCGTGCGAACGCCGAGCAGCGAGCAGGTCCGCCGTCCGCTGAACCGCGACGGCGTGGACGTATGGCGGCCCTATGCCGAATGGCTTGGTCCGTTGCGCGACGTTCTGGGTCCTTTGGCGCGGGACTAG
- a CDS encoding acylase gives MRTWAIRAAVGVLLLALAALVGLMVWEPLLARAGKAPPAHAYTAEIVRDEWGVPHIYGKTDADVAYGVAQAHAEDDFRTLQDVAAMTRGRYGALAGQDGAQFDYVLALLDARGTVNRQYAKLEPRTRALLDAYATGLNDYAAAHPGEVRLGGLFPLNGEDIATGFALRQPFFFGLNNVIGPLVKGETLLPDPGPRLNASPLPGRESAANLGSNAFAIAPGRSDDGVTRLVSNSHQPWEGGVAWYELVVQSDEGWHFAGATFPGSPFPFLGHNEDLGWTNTVNEPDMVDVYKLSLDTSGTRYRLDGKWLPLQKKAVLLPVRIGPLVLPVSREVYRSVHGPVIINDRGAFAFRYGGMGRLDTLDAYYALNRARTYDEWEGILARQAVPSTNFIYADRSGTIAYWYNAAIPQRQKGPDWRGILPGDRSDLIWRGLVPFDRLPHYVNPASGFVFNSNNTPFVAAGKSSNLPPASASPEMGVEQRMTNRAYRAEKLLDGTNPIGRAELQRIKYDTGYERSGYVGKVLDGIAALDVRGNPRLVAAQRLMASWDLNADGAGAADALAVLVMRKPMGDDYSGKPPTPPLELLDTASAHLMEHFGRLDPPLQDILRLRRGPGRFAVDLPLDGGSDTLRASTLWDVDEDGRLKVKHGDSFVMFIEWAPGKPVASRSIQPFGAATTRPGSVHFTDQAGLFIQHKLKPVHFTRADTMANAVSRKLVTHRAD, from the coding sequence ATGCGCACATGGGCAATCCGCGCTGCGGTCGGCGTGCTGCTGCTGGCGCTGGCAGCGCTGGTCGGCCTGATGGTGTGGGAACCGCTGCTCGCTCGGGCCGGCAAGGCTCCCCCCGCGCACGCTTATACAGCAGAGATCGTGCGCGACGAATGGGGTGTGCCGCACATCTATGGCAAGACCGACGCCGACGTGGCGTACGGCGTGGCGCAGGCTCACGCCGAGGACGATTTCCGCACCCTGCAGGATGTCGCGGCGATGACGCGCGGGCGTTATGGCGCGCTTGCCGGACAGGACGGGGCACAGTTCGATTACGTCCTTGCCCTGCTCGATGCGCGGGGAACCGTGAACCGCCAGTATGCGAAACTCGAACCGCGCACCCGCGCGTTGCTTGATGCCTACGCCACGGGTCTCAACGATTATGCCGCGGCGCATCCTGGCGAAGTGCGGCTCGGCGGCCTTTTCCCGCTTAATGGAGAAGACATCGCAACCGGCTTTGCGTTGCGCCAGCCCTTCTTCTTCGGACTTAACAATGTCATCGGTCCGCTGGTGAAGGGCGAGACACTGCTGCCCGATCCCGGCCCGCGCCTGAACGCCAGTCCGCTGCCCGGCCGCGAGAGCGCAGCAAATCTCGGTTCCAACGCCTTCGCCATCGCCCCCGGCCGCTCCGATGATGGAGTAACCCGTCTCGTTTCGAACAGCCACCAGCCATGGGAAGGAGGCGTGGCGTGGTACGAACTGGTGGTTCAAAGCGACGAAGGCTGGCATTTTGCGGGCGCAACCTTCCCGGGCAGCCCCTTCCCCTTCCTCGGCCACAACGAAGACCTTGGCTGGACCAACACGGTCAACGAGCCCGACATGGTCGACGTGTACAAGCTGTCGCTCGACACAAGCGGCACCCGCTATCGCCTCGACGGCAAGTGGCTGCCGCTCCAGAAGAAGGCCGTGCTGCTGCCGGTTCGCATCGGCCCCCTGGTGCTGCCGGTCAGCCGCGAAGTTTATCGCAGCGTCCACGGCCCCGTCATCATCAACGACCGCGGCGCATTCGCTTTCCGCTATGGCGGGATGGGGCGGCTGGATACTCTCGACGCCTATTACGCGCTCAATCGCGCGAGAACTTACGACGAATGGGAGGGTATCCTTGCCCGCCAGGCGGTTCCATCGACCAACTTCATCTATGCCGACCGAAGCGGCACGATCGCCTATTGGTACAATGCGGCCATCCCGCAGCGGCAAAAAGGCCCCGACTGGCGCGGCATCCTGCCGGGCGACCGCAGCGATCTTATCTGGCGCGGACTGGTGCCGTTCGATCGCCTTCCGCACTATGTGAACCCGGCATCCGGCTTCGTGTTCAATTCGAACAACACCCCGTTCGTCGCCGCGGGCAAGAGTAGCAACCTGCCGCCTGCCAGCGCCTCACCCGAAATGGGCGTGGAGCAGCGCATGACTAACCGCGCCTACCGCGCCGAGAAGCTGCTCGATGGCACGAACCCCATCGGGCGGGCGGAACTCCAGCGGATCAAGTACGATACCGGCTACGAGCGGTCAGGTTACGTAGGCAAGGTGCTCGACGGGATCGCAGCGCTGGACGTTCGCGGAAATCCCCGCCTCGTGGCGGCACAGCGATTGATGGCCAGTTGGGACCTCAACGCGGATGGCGCCGGCGCCGCCGATGCCCTGGCCGTGCTGGTCATGCGCAAGCCGATGGGCGATGACTACTCGGGCAAGCCGCCGACTCCTCCGCTTGAATTGCTCGACACGGCAAGTGCGCACCTGATGGAGCACTTTGGCCGCCTCGATCCCCCACTGCAGGACATCCTCCGCCTCCGCCGCGGTCCGGGGCGATTTGCGGTTGACCTTCCGCTCGACGGCGGCAGCGATACCTTGCGCGCATCGACTTTGTGGGACGTCGACGAGGATGGACGGCTCAAGGTCAAGCATGGGGACAGCTTCGTCATGTTCATCGAGTGGGCACCCGGCAAGCCGGTCGCGAGCCGGTCGATCCAGCCCTTCGGGGCCGCCACGACCCGGCCCGGCAGCGTACACTTCACCGATCAGGCGGGCCTGTTCATCCAGCACAAGCTCAAGCCGGTCCATTTCACCCGCGCTGATACGATGGCGAATGCCGTTAGTCGAAAGCTCGTGACTCACCGCGCCGATTGA
- the clpB gene encoding ATP-dependent chaperone ClpB codes for MNLEKFTDRAKGFIQSAQTVAIRMNHQRITPEHIAKALLEDSEGMAAGLITRAGGNPAVAVQGIDAALGKIPAVSGGGAQATPGLDNDAVRVLDQAEQAATKSGDSYVTVERMLLALTLATTTAAGQALKAAGVTTQSLEAAITELRGGRQAHSASAEESYDALTKYARNLTEVARSGKLDPVIGRDEEIRRTVQILARRTKNNPVLIGEPGVGKTAIAEGLALRIANGDVPDSLKDRKLMALDMGALIAGAKYRGEFEERLKAVLDEVKGAEGDIILFIDEMHTLIGAGASEGSMDAGNLLKPALARGELHCIGATTLDEYQKYVEKDAALQRRFQPVFVGEPTVEDTISILRGLKDRYELHHGVRITDGAIVAAATLSHRYIADRFLPDKAIDLMDEAASRLRMEVESKPEEIENLDRRIIQLKIEEQALGKESDAASKDRLAALREELGNLEQQSSELTTRWQNERDKIAAEGKVKEELDAARIELEQAQREGDLARAGELQYGRIPELEQRLAAAQGPAENALLREEVTEDDIASVVSRWTGVPVDKMLEGEREKLLNMEKVIGGRVIGQEKAVEAVSKAVRRARAGLQDPNRPLGSFLFLGPTGVGKTELTKALAGFLFDDDSAMVRIDMSEFMEKHAVARLIGAPPGYVGYEEGGVLTEAVRRRPYQVVLFDEVEKAHSDVFNVLLQVLDDGRLTDGQGRVVDFSNTLIILTSNLGSQFLTQIEEGKDVESVEPQVMDVVRAHFRPEFLNRLDEIVLFHRLGQEHMAPIVEIQVARVQKLLKDRKIVLELTDSAKRWLGRVGYDPVYGARPLKRAVQRYVQDPLAEKILGGEVPDGSTVRIDEGEGGLAMSVQ; via the coding sequence ATGAATCTCGAAAAGTTCACTGATCGCGCAAAGGGTTTCATCCAGAGCGCGCAGACAGTCGCGATCCGCATGAACCACCAGCGGATCACCCCCGAGCACATCGCCAAGGCGCTGCTCGAGGACAGCGAGGGCATGGCCGCCGGCTTGATTACCCGCGCCGGCGGCAACCCGGCGGTTGCCGTGCAAGGCATCGACGCGGCGCTGGGCAAGATCCCGGCGGTGTCCGGCGGCGGTGCGCAGGCGACGCCCGGGCTCGACAATGATGCGGTGCGTGTGCTGGACCAGGCAGAGCAGGCGGCGACGAAAAGCGGAGACAGCTACGTCACGGTCGAGCGGATGCTCCTTGCCCTGACCCTGGCGACGACAACCGCGGCCGGCCAGGCCTTGAAGGCGGCGGGCGTGACCACCCAATCGCTTGAGGCGGCGATTACCGAGCTGCGTGGCGGACGGCAGGCGCACTCCGCCAGCGCGGAGGAGAGCTACGACGCGCTGACCAAATATGCCCGCAATCTCACCGAGGTCGCGCGGTCCGGCAAGCTCGACCCCGTGATCGGCCGCGACGAGGAAATCCGCCGCACGGTGCAAATCCTTGCCCGGCGCACCAAGAACAACCCCGTCCTGATTGGTGAACCCGGCGTCGGCAAGACCGCGATCGCCGAAGGCCTGGCGCTGCGCATTGCCAATGGCGACGTGCCGGACAGCCTCAAGGACCGCAAGCTGATGGCGCTCGATATGGGCGCGCTGATCGCGGGCGCCAAGTACCGCGGCGAGTTCGAGGAACGCCTCAAGGCCGTGCTAGACGAGGTGAAAGGCGCCGAGGGCGATATCATCCTGTTCATCGACGAGATGCACACCCTGATCGGCGCGGGCGCGTCGGAAGGCTCGATGGACGCCGGCAACCTCCTGAAGCCGGCGCTGGCGCGGGGCGAGCTGCACTGCATCGGCGCGACGACGCTCGACGAATACCAGAAGTACGTCGAGAAGGACGCCGCCCTGCAGCGCCGCTTCCAGCCGGTCTTCGTCGGCGAGCCGACCGTGGAAGACACCATCTCGATCCTGCGGGGGCTGAAAGACCGGTACGAGCTGCATCACGGCGTGCGCATCACCGACGGCGCGATCGTTGCAGCGGCGACGCTCTCGCACCGCTACATCGCCGACCGCTTCCTGCCCGACAAGGCGATCGACCTGATGGACGAGGCGGCCAGCCGCCTGCGGATGGAGGTCGAGAGCAAGCCCGAAGAGATCGAGAACCTCGATCGGCGGATCATCCAGCTCAAGATCGAGGAGCAGGCGCTCGGCAAGGAAAGCGATGCCGCGTCGAAGGACCGGCTCGCCGCGCTGCGCGAGGAGCTCGGCAATCTTGAGCAGCAATCGAGCGAGCTGACCACGCGCTGGCAGAACGAACGCGACAAGATTGCCGCCGAAGGGAAGGTCAAGGAAGAGCTCGACGCAGCGCGCATCGAGCTGGAGCAGGCCCAGCGCGAGGGCGATCTCGCCAGGGCGGGCGAGCTGCAATACGGCCGCATCCCCGAACTGGAGCAGCGCCTCGCCGCAGCGCAGGGGCCGGCCGAGAACGCGCTGTTGCGCGAGGAAGTGACCGAGGATGACATCGCCAGCGTTGTCAGCCGCTGGACCGGGGTCCCGGTCGACAAGATGCTCGAAGGCGAGCGCGAAAAGCTCCTCAACATGGAAAAGGTCATCGGCGGGCGCGTGATCGGCCAGGAAAAAGCGGTCGAGGCGGTGTCGAAGGCGGTGCGCCGCGCCCGCGCTGGCCTGCAAGACCCGAACCGGCCGCTGGGCAGCTTCCTGTTTCTCGGGCCCACCGGCGTCGGCAAGACCGAGCTTACCAAGGCGCTCGCCGGCTTCCTGTTCGACGACGACAGCGCGATGGTCCGCATCGACATGAGCGAATTCATGGAGAAGCACGCGGTCGCCCGCCTGATCGGAGCGCCTCCGGGCTACGTCGGTTACGAAGAAGGCGGCGTACTGACCGAGGCCGTGCGGCGGCGCCCTTACCAGGTAGTACTGTTCGACGAAGTGGAGAAGGCGCACTCCGACGTGTTCAACGTCCTGCTCCAGGTGCTCGACGACGGGCGCCTGACCGACGGTCAGGGCCGGGTGGTCGATTTCTCGAACACGCTCATCATCCTCACCTCCAACCTCGGCAGCCAGTTCCTGACCCAGATCGAGGAGGGCAAGGACGTCGAGAGCGTCGAGCCGCAGGTGATGGATGTCGTGCGGGCGCATTTCCGGCCCGAGTTCCTGAACCGGCTCGATGAGATCGTCCTGTTCCACCGGCTCGGCCAGGAACACATGGCCCCGATCGTCGAGATCCAGGTCGCGCGGGTGCAGAAGCTGCTGAAAGACCGCAAGATCGTACTGGAACTTACCGACTCCGCGAAGCGCTGGCTCGGCCGGGTGGGCTACGATCCCGTCTACGGTGCCCGGCCGCTCAAGCGGGCGGTCCAGCGATATGTGCAGGATCCCCTGGCCGAGAAGATCCTTGGCGGCGAGGTGCCGGACGGATCGACCGTCAGGATCGACGAGGGCGAGGGCGGCCTCGCCATGTCGGTCCAGTAA
- a CDS encoding TonB-dependent receptor domain-containing protein — MKVFAKAALRGSTSLVATIVAAGIIAVPAIAQDAPAPTEEADRPLENNPDGVQTEADGRDSADGLIVVTGSRIRRPDYDSAEPTQVISSQYINERAITNVADALNEGPAIRGSVTPNGAQGSFGQGVNFVNNYGLGSNRTLTLVNGRRFVSSNVATLFNQASAGTQVDLNVIPTALTERVDIVSVGGAPVYGSDAISGVVNVVLNTKFDGVDLQATAGVTERGDGFRYNGTAVVGKNFLDDALNVTLSYSRDRSEGILQNARDFYRDNLGNVTNPTEAQAAALIGRTGITSINDGRINTTIPFDGTATDDIPGTILARDITIPYLTGGGLITATAGGAGTAYNFQFDSNGNLVPFDRGIAFPGIYGSGGDPNAFRFSDYGQITSDLKRDIANGFVTWELAPALTFFLEGTYYTSRGDELVQQPSFNSNLFGGANGPLTFSVNSPFLTTQARDLLVSRGVSLFQVSRASADLADLTGYSKTRLYRGVAGVRGDFNLFNGREFNYEVSANFGRNRITDVGQDINRQNFINAVNVASVGGQIVCTTAKTTGGGYAAPGGTPVADANCVPLNLLGEGLSDPAARAYVIQESRTVSKLEQDDFLATVSGSPFDIFGNSVGLSAGYEHRREAASFTPSEFQQQGLGRSVAIGPVSGSYNVDEVFGEVNVPLITPSNGIGFINRLEAFGRGRYVDNTVNGGFFSWAAGGLFSPIPDITFRGNYTKSFRAPAITELFLPISPTFTNVPDLCSAGNRNAGPAPETRNRNCEAFLAKYPTATPLQASQATVPGLSGGNPNLDNEVANSYTFGAVLRPRFLRNFVASVDYVRINITKPITQLSVAQIASACFDNENFDASDPANGNAFCSLIRRDATGQVPYDAANPAVTSQFINGNRIFFSGIQGGFDWILDAPFLSSDSKFEIGGTGLYVRRRLIDTTGVAPTRSDGVFGDPKFAGQVNFRYWNDDWGTSISTNIVGKQIASRTEAVREIQAYKGYATVNASVYFDVQDDFRFTFSVSNLFDRIGQAYYGYLIPGSINDAFGRRFAVSVNKTF; from the coding sequence GTGAAAGTTTTTGCAAAGGCCGCCCTGCGCGGATCAACTTCGCTGGTCGCCACGATCGTGGCTGCTGGCATCATCGCGGTGCCCGCCATCGCTCAGGACGCCCCCGCGCCTACCGAAGAGGCCGACCGCCCGCTGGAGAACAATCCCGACGGCGTACAGACCGAAGCTGACGGGCGCGATTCCGCGGATGGTCTGATCGTCGTCACCGGCAGCCGTATCCGTCGCCCGGATTACGATAGCGCCGAACCGACCCAGGTCATCAGCAGCCAGTACATCAACGAGCGCGCGATCACCAACGTCGCCGACGCACTGAACGAAGGCCCCGCGATCCGCGGTTCGGTCACCCCGAACGGCGCGCAGGGTTCGTTCGGCCAGGGTGTTAACTTCGTCAACAACTACGGCCTCGGCTCCAACCGCACGCTCACCCTCGTCAACGGCCGGCGTTTCGTGTCATCGAACGTGGCGACCCTGTTCAACCAGGCCTCTGCCGGTACCCAAGTCGACCTCAACGTCATCCCGACCGCCCTTACCGAGCGGGTCGACATCGTTTCGGTCGGCGGCGCGCCCGTCTATGGTTCCGACGCGATCTCCGGCGTGGTCAACGTGGTGCTCAACACCAAGTTCGACGGCGTGGACCTCCAGGCAACCGCCGGCGTGACCGAGCGCGGCGATGGCTTCCGCTACAACGGCACTGCCGTCGTGGGTAAGAACTTCCTCGACGATGCACTGAACGTCACCCTTTCGTACTCGCGCGACCGCAGCGAGGGCATCCTCCAGAACGCGCGCGACTTCTACCGCGACAACCTGGGCAACGTGACCAATCCGACGGAGGCCCAGGCTGCCGCGCTGATCGGACGCACGGGCATCACCTCGATCAACGACGGCCGCATCAACACGACCATTCCGTTCGATGGCACCGCGACCGACGATATCCCGGGCACCATCCTGGCCCGCGACATCACCATTCCATACCTCACGGGCGGCGGCCTCATCACGGCCACTGCCGGGGGCGCGGGCACCGCATACAACTTCCAGTTCGACAGCAATGGCAACCTGGTCCCCTTCGACCGCGGCATCGCGTTCCCGGGCATCTACGGCAGCGGCGGCGACCCGAACGCGTTCCGTTTTTCGGATTACGGCCAGATCACGTCGGACCTGAAGCGCGACATCGCGAACGGCTTCGTGACCTGGGAACTCGCCCCGGCGCTGACCTTCTTTCTGGAAGGAACCTACTACACCTCGCGCGGCGACGAGCTGGTGCAGCAGCCCTCCTTCAACTCGAACCTGTTCGGCGGAGCGAACGGCCCGCTCACCTTCTCGGTGAATTCGCCGTTCCTGACCACCCAGGCGCGCGACCTGTTGGTTTCGCGCGGCGTTTCGCTGTTCCAGGTCAGCCGGGCCTCGGCCGATCTCGCCGACCTGACCGGCTACTCCAAGACCCGGCTTTATCGCGGGGTCGCCGGTGTTCGCGGCGACTTCAACCTCTTCAACGGACGCGAGTTCAACTACGAGGTCAGCGCGAACTTCGGTCGCAACCGCATCACCGACGTCGGCCAGGACATCAACCGCCAGAACTTCATCAACGCTGTGAACGTGGCGTCGGTGGGCGGACAGATCGTCTGCACCACGGCGAAGACCACCGGCGGTGGCTATGCCGCGCCCGGCGGCACTCCCGTGGCGGATGCCAACTGCGTTCCGCTCAACCTGCTGGGTGAAGGCCTGTCCGATCCCGCCGCACGGGCCTACGTCATCCAGGAGAGCCGGACGGTTTCCAAGCTCGAGCAGGATGACTTCCTGGCGACGGTTTCGGGCAGCCCGTTCGACATCTTCGGCAACAGCGTCGGTCTGAGCGCCGGCTATGAGCACCGCCGCGAGGCGGCCAGCTTCACGCCGAGCGAGTTCCAGCAGCAGGGTCTTGGCCGTTCGGTGGCCATCGGTCCGGTGTCCGGCTCGTACAACGTCGACGAAGTATTCGGCGAAGTGAACGTGCCGCTGATTACCCCCAGCAACGGGATTGGCTTCATCAACCGCCTCGAGGCGTTTGGGCGTGGCCGCTACGTCGACAACACCGTCAACGGCGGCTTCTTCTCGTGGGCCGCTGGCGGCCTGTTCTCGCCGATCCCGGACATCACCTTCCGCGGCAACTACACCAAGTCGTTCCGCGCGCCGGCGATCACCGAGCTGTTCCTGCCGATCTCGCCGACGTTCACGAACGTCCCGGATCTCTGCTCGGCCGGCAACCGCAACGCCGGACCGGCCCCGGAAACGCGGAACCGGAACTGCGAGGCGTTCCTGGCCAAGTACCCGACCGCGACGCCGTTGCAGGCTTCGCAGGCCACCGTTCCCGGCCTGTCGGGCGGCAACCCGAACCTCGATAACGAAGTGGCCAACAGCTATACCTTCGGGGCCGTGCTGCGTCCGCGGTTCCTCAGGAACTTCGTGGCGAGCGTCGATTACGTGCGGATCAACATCACGAAGCCGATCACGCAGCTGTCTGTGGCGCAGATCGCCTCCGCCTGCTTCGACAACGAGAACTTCGATGCAAGCGATCCGGCAAACGGCAACGCGTTCTGCTCTCTGATCCGTCGCGACGCGACGGGGCAGGTTCCGTATGACGCGGCCAACCCGGCGGTCACCAGCCAGTTCATCAATGGAAACCGGATCTTCTTCTCCGGCATCCAGGGTGGATTCGACTGGATCCTCGACGCGCCGTTCCTGTCGAGTGACTCGAAGTTCGAGATCGGCGGCACGGGCCTCTACGTTCGCCGCCGCCTGATCGACACCACCGGTGTGGCGCCGACGCGGAGCGATGGCGTGTTCGGCGATCCGAAGTTCGCCGGCCAGGTGAACTTCCGCTATTGGAACGACGACTGGGGCACCTCGATCTCGACCAACATCGTGGGCAAGCAGATCGCTTCGCGCACCGAGGCTGTCCGCGAGATCCAGGCGTACAAGGGCTACGCGACCGTGAATGCGAGCGTGTACTTCGACGTCCAGGACGACTTCCGGTTCACGTTCTCGGTGAGCAACCTGTTCGATCGCATCGGCCAGGCTTATTATGGCTACCTCATCCCGGGCTCGATCAACGATGCCTTCGGTCGCCGTTTCGCGGTGTCGGTCAACAAGACCTTCTGA